CGAAGTGGGAGGCATGCTCTCCTACCGACACCCCGACCATCTGCAGCGGCGCCTGTGGGGCGTCGCCGCCAACCTCGCCGTCCTCGCGGGCTGGATGTCGCACGACGTCGGCCTGGAGCCCACGGCTCAGAAGTACTTCGTCATCGCCGCCCACGCGGCCCGTGAGGGCGGTGACCGGCCGCGCGCCGGGGAGGCGCTCTCACGAGCGGCTCGCCAGATGGTGCACCTGGGCCGGCCCGACGACGCACTCGACCTCATGAAACTCGCCAAGTCCGGTTCCGGCGACGAGACGCTGCCCCGCACCCGGGCCATGCTCTACACCATCGAGGCCTGGGCACAGGCGTCCATGGGCAAGGGCCAGGCCATGCGGCGCACCCTCGGGCAGGCGGAGGACCTGTTCGTCTCCGACCGGGGCGACGTGCCTCCGCCGAGCTGGATGCAGCTGTTCGACGAGGCCGACCTGCACGGCATGCAGGCCCTCGCCTACCGCACTCTCGCCGAACACGAGCCGACCGCGGCCGTCACCGCGCAGCGCCATGCGAAGGAGGCGCTCAAGCTGCGCGAGTCGGGCCGGGACCGGTCACAGATCTTCGACCACCTCTCCCTCGCCTCCGCCTGCTTCATCGCCGACGATCCCGAACAGGCCGACCGATACGCGCGACTGGCCCTGACGTCGATGGGGGCCAACTCCTCCCACCGCACCTGGGACCGGCTGCGCGAGATGTACCGGCTCACCGGGCAGTACTCCAACTATCCGAAGATCCACGACCTGCGTGAGGAGATCAAACTAGCTCTTCCCAAGGGCTCGTTGAAGCCCAGGGGCGGCAACAGCGCGCGGGCGTAAGGGGGGCCGTGTCGCACCGCGGGTTGGCTTCCGGGGCGTTACCCCGACTGGCCAAGGACGACTCGCCTTCCAGGGGCGTGGTGTGATCCCGGCGGGCAAGGGCGTCAGGAGCCGACCCGGGCGATGAGCACGCAGGCGTCGTCCTCGCGCTCGGTCTCTCCGAACTCCTCGACAACCATCCGTACACAGTCCCGGGCCGTAGGGGCCCCGTCGAAGCGCGGGGCCAGGTCTAGCAGCCTCTGGGCGGCCGCTGTTCCCCTGCGCCGCGGCACCAGTCCGTCGGTGCGCAGGAGCAGAAGGTCGCCCTCTTCGAGGGGCTCCTCGGCCTGCCCGTAGACGGCACCCGATGTCGCTCCGAGCAGCACGCCGTCCGGTGCGGCCAGCGCGCGCCCCGTCCCGTTGCGGAACAGCAGCGGGGCGGGGTGTCCTGCTTGTGCCCAGCTGAGGGTGCGGGTCTCGGGCCGGTAGCGGCAGCAGACGGCGCCGGCGAGGGTCGGCTGGACGGAGGCGTCCAGGAGCTGGTTGAGCAAGGAAAGGAGCCGGCCCGGCTGGGTGCCTGTCACGGCCATGCCGCGCAGGGTGCCGAGCAGCAGCGGCATGCCCGAGGTCACGGCGACTCCGTGGCCGGTGAGGTCGCCGACGCTCAACAGGGTGTCCCCGTCGGGCAGTTCGAGGGCGTCGTGCCAGTCGCCGCCGGTCAGTGCGCCGGTCGTCGACGGCAGATAGTGGGTGGCGAGGTCGAGGGTCCCGGGACCTCGCCGCGGGAGCCGCAGGGAGTCACGCCACGGCGGCAGCACGTCCTCCATCGGCTCGACGGTGAGCCGGTGCTCGGCCAGTTCGATCTGCCGCTCGCGCTGCAGCGAGTCACGGGTCTCGCTCACCGTCCGCTGGCTGAGG
This genomic interval from Streptomyces dengpaensis contains the following:
- a CDS encoding PP2C family protein-serine/threonine phosphatase, yielding MPSHLSADRTAAQPPRRGTVDALISQTRRLRGEVDAVRREAPADHTDPQGRWQRALCNLALHQLSDLDEHLAQLRDGPPPAPVQPAAGSAVPPAPRRGSLLSRVGSAEWNLLTDEASWSGELYQILGRDPAAAPLTLDELPSVVLDEDRPMLTAMVTNCLIDAKPIDGEFRIARPDGGMRTVHMMGEPVLDAEGSTASMWAVLRDISELRLSQRTVSETRDSLQRERQIELAEHRLTVEPMEDVLPPWRDSLRLPRRGPGTLDLATHYLPSTTGALTGGDWHDALELPDGDTLLSVGDLTGHGVAVTSGMPLLLGTLRGMAVTGTQPGRLLSLLNQLLDASVQPTLAGAVCCRYRPETRTLSWAQAGHPAPLLFRNGTGRALAAPDGVLLGATSGAVYGQAEEPLEEGDLLLLRTDGLVPRRRGTAAAQRLLDLAPRFDGAPTARDCVRMVVEEFGETEREDDACVLIARVGS